A genomic segment from Flavobacterium sp. 9R encodes:
- a CDS encoding DUF4266 domain-containing protein: MKKLLFASVLVAALQSCTSVKEYEKVAINDPDMKLAARASERYETTFQVYREASAGANGGKTGGGCGCN; this comes from the coding sequence ATGAAAAAATTACTTTTTGCTAGTGTACTAGTAGCCGCTTTACAATCTTGTACTTCTGTAAAAGAATATGAAAAAGTAGCTATAAATGACCCTGATATGAAGCTTGCTGCAAGAGCATCAGAACGTTACGAAACCACTTTTCAGGTCTACAGAGAAGCTTCTGCTGGGGCTAATGGAGGAAAAACTGGTGGTGGTTGTGGATGCAACTAA
- a CDS encoding response regulator transcription factor has product MKILIVEDEVGIADFLKQGLEEEGYSVLVAYDGEAGLALALQQKVNVILLDWMLPKMHGIDICKAIRKANIQTPILFLTARDTVQETIEGLKAGANDYIKKPFSFDELIERIKIHFRNTASNDLLVLGNISIDPSKHQVLLGDQEVNLTQREYELLVYLIKNKGKVCTRNQIIEDVWDIHFEYDTGVIDVFMNAIRKKLNLNKEEDLIKTIRGVGYIAND; this is encoded by the coding sequence ATGAAAATTCTTATTGTAGAAGACGAAGTTGGAATTGCTGATTTTCTCAAACAAGGTTTAGAAGAAGAGGGCTATTCAGTATTAGTAGCTTACGATGGCGAAGCAGGTTTAGCCTTGGCTTTGCAGCAAAAAGTAAACGTTATTTTATTGGATTGGATGCTGCCAAAAATGCACGGAATAGACATTTGTAAAGCCATTCGAAAAGCCAATATTCAAACGCCTATTTTATTTTTGACTGCTAGAGATACCGTACAAGAAACGATAGAAGGTTTGAAAGCTGGAGCGAATGATTACATCAAAAAACCTTTTAGTTTTGATGAATTAATTGAACGAATTAAAATTCATTTTAGAAATACAGCTTCCAATGACCTATTGGTTTTAGGCAACATCAGCATTGATCCTTCCAAACATCAAGTGCTGCTGGGCGATCAAGAAGTTAATCTTACGCAACGCGAATATGAATTATTAGTATATTTAATCAAAAATAAAGGAAAGGTTTGTACTCGAAATCAAATCATTGAGGACGTTTGGGATATTCATTTTGAATACGATACAGGAGTTATTGATGTTTTTATGAACGCCATCCGAAAAAAACTCAATCTGAACAAAGAAGAAGATCTCATCAAAACCATTCGTGGCGTTGGCTATATTGCTAATGATTAA
- a CDS encoding LTA synthase family protein: MPFFKKLSLFYYLSLFYLSISFVLRTVLMVHPITQSSFTFLEVIKIYGLGLCSDVFVFIIASGFLWLYLIFISNSKYNKPYGYIIFGLLLSLLGYVTLVNTILDEYGGALPKIGITFVGIKTVFFGLYLFLPQYRERLRLWMFSFVIFLYVLLLLQNGISEYFFWNEFGVKYNFIAVNYLIYTNEVIGNIMESYPVIPIFTALFIVVGGITFFIVKRTKSYLAKLPTFKEKISLSLVYLSLFALSFWAIPTLAKKENSTNIFTNELQSNGIYKFYLAFMNSELDYFKFYKTLPNNQAYTLLHNLLPEIKGTTTQRTVTSDSLEIKKNVVLITIESLSADFMKRYGNEKNITPFLDSLADKSLEFTNMYAVGNRTVRGLEALTLCLPPTAGESVVKRKDNKNKFTTASIFKKKGYKVNYLYGGDAFFDNMESFFGGNGYNIIDKKTFTQSEISFANVWGVCDEDMAKKAIQTINADAKTGKPFFSHWMTVSNHRPFTYPNNKIDIPGDAKSREGGVKYTDYALRQFFAMAKKQSWFTNTIFVIVSDHCASSAGKIELPLDKYRIPAFIYNPSKPKAVKYTQLMSQIDIMPTLFGVLHFDYQSKFYGQNVLQPNYQPRAFIATYQDLGLIKEQVLTILSPKQKVKQFDLKMILNSNVPKVYESHYDEIILKNPNQKLINETIAYYQTCSEILKNKQYQKE, from the coding sequence ATGCCTTTTTTTAAAAAACTTTCCCTGTTTTACTACTTATCTCTTTTTTATCTTAGTATTAGTTTTGTGTTGAGAACTGTTTTGATGGTTCATCCCATTACACAAAGTTCTTTTACTTTTCTAGAAGTAATTAAAATTTATGGACTAGGACTTTGTTCTGATGTGTTTGTATTTATTATAGCCAGTGGATTTCTGTGGCTCTATTTGATTTTTATTTCCAATTCAAAATACAATAAGCCTTATGGTTATATCATTTTTGGATTACTTCTCTCTTTATTAGGTTATGTAACGTTAGTAAATACTATTTTGGATGAATACGGTGGCGCTTTACCCAAAATTGGAATCACCTTTGTTGGAATTAAGACCGTATTCTTTGGTTTGTATTTATTTTTACCTCAATACCGTGAGCGTTTGCGCTTGTGGATGTTTAGTTTTGTTATCTTTTTATATGTTTTACTGCTTTTACAAAACGGTATCAGCGAATACTTTTTTTGGAATGAATTTGGAGTAAAATACAACTTTATTGCAGTCAATTATTTGATTTATACCAATGAAGTAATTGGCAACATTATGGAATCGTATCCTGTGATTCCTATTTTTACCGCTTTATTTATAGTAGTTGGAGGCATTACTTTTTTCATTGTTAAAAGAACCAAAAGTTATTTGGCTAAGCTTCCTACTTTCAAAGAAAAAATAAGTCTGTCTTTGGTTTACTTGAGCTTGTTTGCGCTTTCGTTTTGGGCAATTCCTACTTTAGCAAAAAAAGAAAATTCGACCAATATTTTCACCAATGAACTACAATCTAACGGAATTTACAAGTTCTATTTGGCATTTATGAACAGTGAATTGGATTATTTTAAGTTTTACAAAACATTGCCAAATAACCAAGCATATACCCTATTACACAATTTACTACCAGAAATTAAAGGAACAACTACTCAGAGAACTGTTACTTCTGACAGTTTAGAAATTAAAAAAAATGTGGTGCTTATTACCATAGAAAGTCTAAGTGCAGATTTTATGAAGCGATACGGTAATGAAAAGAACATCACCCCATTCTTGGATAGCTTGGCTGATAAAAGCTTAGAATTTACCAATATGTATGCAGTGGGCAATAGAACTGTAAGAGGCTTAGAAGCTTTGACACTTTGTTTGCCACCAACAGCTGGTGAAAGTGTCGTAAAGAGGAAAGACAATAAAAATAAGTTTACTACAGCTTCAATTTTTAAAAAGAAAGGATACAAAGTAAATTATTTGTATGGCGGAGACGCTTTCTTTGATAATATGGAATCTTTTTTTGGAGGAAATGGGTATAACATTATTGATAAAAAAACATTTACTCAAAGTGAAATTAGCTTCGCCAATGTATGGGGCGTTTGCGATGAGGATATGGCAAAAAAAGCGATTCAAACTATTAATGCTGATGCAAAAACAGGAAAACCCTTCTTTTCACATTGGATGACTGTTAGTAACCACAGGCCTTTTACCTATCCGAATAATAAAATTGATATTCCAGGAGATGCTAAATCTCGTGAAGGCGGCGTAAAATATACGGATTATGCCTTGCGACAATTTTTTGCAATGGCAAAAAAACAGTCTTGGTTTACCAACACCATTTTTGTAATTGTATCCGACCATTGTGCTTCTAGCGCTGGAAAAATTGAATTGCCATTAGATAAATACAGAATTCCAGCTTTTATCTACAATCCGAGTAAACCAAAAGCTGTAAAATACACCCAACTGATGTCTCAAATTGACATTATGCCAACTCTTTTTGGTGTATTGCATTTTGACTACCAAAGTAAATTTTATGGACAAAACGTACTACAACCTAACTATCAACCAAGAGCTTTCATAGCTACTTATCAGGATTTAGGTCTAATAAAAGAGCAAGTATTAACTATTTTGTCTCCCAAACAAAAAGTAAAGCAATTCGATTTAAAAATGATTCTGAATTCAAATGTTCCGAAGGTTTATGAATCGCATTATGACGAAATTATATTAAAAAATCCAAACCAAAAACTCATCAATGAAACCATTGCTTACTATCAAACTTGCTCAGAAATATTAAAAAATAAGCAATATCAAAAAGAATGA
- a CDS encoding thioredoxin family protein: MNLTNVYMKNAMLLLFLFLTASGFSQNWRTNFDEAKAEATKEDKNIVLVFSGSDWCAPCMKLDNVVWKSEAFKQEAEKNWVIYKADFPKKKANQLAPDLTAANQKLAEKYNRGGSFPLVVLLDKTGKVLGMTGFKNVPANDYIQLIHSLEKK, from the coding sequence ATGAATTTAACAAATGTTTATATGAAGAATGCAATGCTACTTTTATTTCTTTTTTTGACCGCAAGTGGTTTTTCTCAAAACTGGAGAACCAATTTTGATGAAGCAAAAGCAGAAGCTACCAAAGAGGACAAAAATATCGTTTTGGTATTTTCTGGTTCTGATTGGTGTGCGCCTTGTATGAAGTTAGATAATGTAGTTTGGAAATCAGAAGCCTTCAAACAAGAAGCAGAAAAAAATTGGGTCATTTATAAAGCCGATTTTCCGAAGAAAAAAGCCAATCAATTGGCACCCGATTTAACCGCTGCTAATCAAAAATTAGCCGAAAAATACAATCGTGGCGGAAGTTTTCCTTTGGTTGTATTGCTTGATAAAACTGGAAAAGTTTTAGGAATGACGGGTTTTAAAAATGTTCCTGCCAATGATTATATACAATTAATTCATTCGTTAGAGAAAAAATGA
- a CDS encoding DUF3570 domain-containing protein: MKKALSILLLSIVFFANGQQKDTTAVGFKKRVLETTEVDFLLSYYKQDGIHSAVSGGSGTENLTDITAAIVVAMPLSDDEVLTADIGISAYSSASSSNINPFDSNTPNPWQSSSGASQSDQLTSLALSYSASSDDRNTIWNAHVSGSVEYDYSSIGFGGGVTKEFNDKNTEVSLSASAYLDTWKPIYPKELQDYKNNGDNLNGGIFDYFTITGNTAYNPSQFEFHKDKKRNSYSVSLSLSQVINKKLQASVFLDVLQQQGLLSTPYQRVYFKDVAASFINNFQLANDIERLPDSRFKLPIGARLHYYINERFVLRTYYRFYSDNWGIQSHTASIELPIKLTDRFTVFPMYRYYTQTASDYFAPINTHLSTDQYYTSDFDLSAFDANQYGFGVNYTDIFTGAKIWKFGLKNIDFRYNHYDRSDGLKADIVSLGFKFLMQ, encoded by the coding sequence ATGAAAAAAGCCTTATCCATTCTATTACTGAGTATTGTTTTCTTTGCCAATGGGCAACAGAAAGACACTACAGCAGTTGGATTTAAGAAAAGAGTATTAGAAACTACCGAAGTTGATTTCTTGTTAAGCTATTACAAACAAGATGGGATACATTCAGCTGTTTCTGGTGGTAGCGGAACCGAAAACTTGACAGATATTACGGCTGCAATAGTGGTAGCAATGCCATTAAGCGATGATGAAGTACTTACGGCTGACATAGGTATTTCTGCTTATTCATCTGCATCATCAAGTAATATTAATCCTTTTGATAGTAATACACCAAACCCTTGGCAATCTAGTTCGGGAGCATCGCAATCAGACCAATTGACCAGTTTGGCTCTATCGTATTCTGCAAGTTCTGATGATAGAAACACAATTTGGAATGCACACGTTTCTGGTTCGGTGGAATATGATTATTCTTCTATTGGATTTGGTGGTGGAGTTACCAAAGAATTTAATGATAAAAATACTGAAGTAAGCCTTTCTGCCAGTGCGTATTTGGATACGTGGAAACCTATTTATCCGAAAGAATTACAGGATTATAAAAATAATGGAGATAATTTGAACGGTGGAATATTTGATTATTTTACCATTACTGGAAATACAGCTTATAATCCGAGTCAATTCGAATTCCATAAGGATAAGAAAAGAAATTCTTATTCTGTATCGTTAAGTTTGTCGCAAGTGATTAACAAAAAATTGCAAGCTTCGGTGTTTTTGGATGTGTTACAACAACAAGGTTTGCTATCTACGCCGTATCAAAGGGTGTATTTCAAAGATGTGGCAGCTTCCTTTATCAATAATTTTCAGTTGGCCAATGATATTGAACGCCTACCAGATTCAAGATTCAAATTACCCATAGGAGCAAGGTTGCATTATTACATCAATGAACGCTTTGTGTTGCGAACCTATTATCGATTCTATTCTGATAACTGGGGAATACAATCACATACCGCTAGTATTGAATTGCCAATCAAGCTAACGGATCGCTTTACGGTTTTTCCTATGTATCGTTATTATACACAAACGGCTTCAGACTATTTTGCACCTATCAATACGCATTTATCAACGGATCAATACTACACCTCAGATTTTGATTTGTCAGCTTTTGATGCCAATCAGTATGGATTTGGGGTCAATTATACCGATATTTTTACAGGAGCAAAAATTTGGAAATTTGGCTTGAAAAATATTGATTTTAGATACAATCATTACGATAGGAGTGATGGTTTGAAAGCTGATATCGTTTCACTTGGGTTCAAGTTTTTAATGCAATAA
- a CDS encoding FAD:protein FMN transferase, with translation MRNVTLIFLLTSIFAFGQVTHKRKLYMLGSPFEMTVVAKDTIQGNIFIDMAVAEVKRIENLISDWIPTTQISQVSKNSGIQPVKVDKEVYDLVERAIKVSQLTSGAFDISYASMDKIWKFDGSMKAMPTPEAIKQSVARIGYQKIVLDAKAQTIYLKEKGMKLGLGGIGQGYIADKIKDLLLSKGCTSGIVNVSGDINAWGYQTTGKPWTVAIVNPMNKNKVFATFPLENSSVETSGSYEKFVVFDGKRYSHIIDPRTGYPAQGVVSVSVFAKQTEIADALATGIFVLGVDVGLNLVNQLKGIGCIIVDDKGEIHTSKNIDIKKFN, from the coding sequence ATGAGAAACGTAACTCTTATATTCCTGTTGACATCCATTTTCGCTTTTGGGCAAGTGACCCACAAGCGAAAATTGTATATGCTAGGAAGTCCTTTTGAAATGACTGTCGTTGCTAAAGATACCATTCAAGGCAACATTTTTATTGATATGGCGGTTGCCGAAGTGAAGCGCATTGAAAATCTAATTTCAGATTGGATTCCAACGACGCAAATATCTCAGGTCAGTAAAAATTCGGGAATTCAACCTGTAAAAGTTGATAAGGAAGTCTATGATTTGGTAGAACGTGCTATAAAAGTATCACAGCTAACTTCGGGAGCTTTTGATATTTCTTATGCTTCGATGGATAAAATTTGGAAATTCGACGGAAGTATGAAGGCTATGCCAACTCCCGAAGCTATCAAACAATCTGTGGCTAGAATTGGCTATCAAAAAATTGTTTTAGATGCCAAAGCACAGACTATTTATTTGAAGGAAAAAGGAATGAAATTAGGTCTAGGTGGTATTGGTCAAGGCTATATTGCAGATAAAATCAAAGATTTATTGCTATCAAAAGGCTGTACCTCTGGAATTGTAAATGTATCGGGCGATATTAACGCTTGGGGCTATCAAACGACAGGTAAACCTTGGACAGTCGCCATTGTTAACCCAATGAATAAAAATAAAGTATTTGCTACTTTCCCTCTCGAGAATAGTTCGGTGGAGACTTCGGGTAGTTACGAAAAATTTGTGGTTTTTGACGGCAAACGCTATTCTCATATTATCGACCCTAGAACGGGTTATCCAGCACAAGGGGTGGTGAGTGTTTCTGTTTTTGCTAAACAAACTGAAATTGCGGATGCTCTTGCTACTGGGATTTTTGTTTTGGGAGTTGATGTAGGCTTGAACTTAGTCAACCAGCTAAAAGGCATTGGATGTATAATTGTTGACGATAAAGGGGAAATACATACCTCTAAAAATATTGATATTAAAAAATTTAACTAA